From Sporosarcina sp. FSL W7-1349, a single genomic window includes:
- a CDS encoding iron-containing alcohol dehydrogenase gives MLQNLNFNSCLPANVRFGLNVVKNELLREIQQARKSKVFIATDVGLVKAGLIDSITAPLTENKIETIIFSEVEPNPRAETIMRGAEVYAENACDMILAIGGGSAMDFAKAVGVVVAHTGHILDFRRGGIEITNPIPLLFAVPTTVGTGSEVTAVAIVTDHLAGRKCAVSSPNLIPKIAFIDPLLTVTLPRHIVAATAIDALVHAIEAYTSVRAHPISDGLALQAMRMITENIAESYAQPNNLEARAQIHLASTLGGMAFSLAGLGLVHSCSHPMSAIYNVPHGVANAILLPHVVEFNLISNYRKYADIARIFRRELVMEEDQTAANKLPDLIKSLITSLEIPNDFSYLNIDVTEEVMERLANDALDEQRMILANSRQVLKEDVINIYNKVLPQ, from the coding sequence ATGTTGCAAAATTTAAATTTCAATTCTTGCCTCCCCGCAAATGTCCGTTTCGGTTTAAATGTTGTAAAAAATGAACTTCTTCGTGAGATTCAACAAGCAAGGAAAAGCAAAGTGTTCATCGCGACAGACGTCGGCTTAGTTAAGGCTGGATTAATTGACTCCATTACTGCCCCTTTAACAGAAAATAAAATTGAGACGATCATTTTTTCAGAAGTGGAGCCTAATCCGCGGGCGGAGACTATTATGCGAGGCGCTGAAGTATATGCGGAAAATGCCTGTGACATGATTTTGGCGATTGGCGGCGGCAGCGCAATGGACTTTGCCAAAGCAGTCGGCGTCGTTGTGGCGCATACTGGTCATATCCTTGATTTCCGTAGAGGAGGAATAGAGATTACAAATCCGATCCCTCTATTGTTTGCGGTGCCTACAACAGTCGGTACGGGGTCGGAGGTGACAGCGGTTGCGATTGTGACAGACCATTTGGCAGGTCGGAAATGTGCGGTATCCTCACCAAATCTAATTCCCAAGATTGCCTTCATCGACCCGTTATTAACAGTTACCCTGCCGCGACATATTGTCGCCGCCACCGCTATCGACGCGCTCGTCCATGCCATTGAAGCTTATACGTCCGTGAGAGCCCACCCGATATCTGACGGACTAGCGTTGCAGGCAATGCGCATGATAACAGAAAATATAGCGGAGAGTTACGCACAGCCAAATAACTTAGAAGCTCGGGCACAAATTCATTTAGCAAGCACTCTTGGCGGGATGGCTTTTAGTTTAGCCGGATTAGGCCTTGTCCACTCTTGCTCCCACCCTATGTCAGCAATTTATAATGTGCCACATGGAGTAGCTAATGCCATTCTCCTGCCGCACGTCGTAGAATTCAACTTAATCTCCAACTATCGGAAGTATGCGGATATTGCCAGGATATTTCGACGAGAGTTAGTAATGGAAGAAGATCAGACTGCCGCGAATAAACTTCCGGATTTGATCAAATCATTGATTACATCTTTGGAAATCCCGAATGATTTTAGCTACTTAAATATTGACGTGACTGAAGAAGTGATGGAACGGTTGGCTAATGATGCACTGGATGAGCAACGAATGATTTTAGCTAACTCAAGACAAGTGCTCAAAGAAGATGTTATTAACATATACAACAAAGTGTTACCACAATAA
- a CDS encoding NAD-dependent succinate-semialdehyde dehydrogenase: MYINGQWIKTDKQLAVTNPATGEVVDYVDLVGSKETEEAIQAAEAAFPAWTALTADRRAAYLEAIVDKLKEKKEHLAQVITKEMGKSIHNARNEVNGAIAFFKWYAEEARRVYGETIPASAPNKRITVIHQPVGVVAAITPWNFPLSMTARKLGPALAVGCTVIIKPSSEAPLSSVELFKIFDEVGIPKGVVNLTIGKSSEIGDVLMQSKVVRKVSFTGSTEVGKILIRQSADTVKKVSMELGGHAPFIVFEDADLDLALNGVVSSKFASTGQQCICANRVYVHDSIYDEFAKRFLEKVEQLKVGNGLDESNQIGSMANKSGIEKVEEQVADALEKGAKVLHGGHRLTEGDFADGYFYSPTLLADVTDDMKICFEETFGPVAPLIRFTSEEEVIQKANNIEYGLAAYFYTNDVSRVYRVSEKLEYGMVGANDSSPFTVQAPFGGVKESGLGREGGFYGLDDYLETKLVSVGIKL, from the coding sequence ATGTATATTAATGGACAATGGATTAAAACAGACAAGCAACTGGCCGTTACAAATCCTGCAACAGGTGAAGTAGTGGATTATGTCGATTTGGTAGGTAGCAAAGAGACAGAGGAAGCGATCCAAGCCGCAGAAGCCGCATTCCCGGCATGGACGGCTCTGACCGCAGATCGACGCGCAGCTTATTTAGAAGCAATTGTAGACAAACTCAAAGAAAAGAAAGAACATCTTGCTCAAGTGATTACGAAAGAAATGGGAAAATCTATCCATAACGCACGCAATGAAGTTAATGGAGCAATCGCCTTCTTTAAATGGTATGCAGAAGAAGCGAGAAGGGTCTATGGAGAGACGATCCCAGCATCCGCACCTAACAAACGCATCACCGTAATCCACCAGCCTGTCGGGGTTGTTGCAGCTATTACACCGTGGAACTTTCCTTTATCAATGACAGCACGAAAATTGGGCCCTGCTTTAGCCGTGGGCTGCACAGTTATTATTAAACCATCTTCTGAAGCACCTTTATCATCAGTAGAATTGTTTAAAATATTCGACGAAGTTGGGATTCCTAAAGGAGTAGTGAATTTAACAATTGGCAAATCGAGTGAAATTGGGGACGTCCTTATGCAAAGCAAAGTCGTTCGGAAAGTTTCATTCACCGGATCTACAGAAGTGGGGAAAATTTTAATACGTCAATCAGCCGATACAGTGAAGAAAGTTTCGATGGAATTGGGGGGCCATGCTCCGTTCATAGTATTTGAGGATGCTGATCTTGATTTGGCTTTAAATGGGGTCGTCAGCAGCAAATTTGCTTCTACAGGCCAACAATGTATATGTGCCAACCGTGTCTATGTACACGATTCTATCTATGACGAATTTGCGAAACGCTTTCTAGAGAAAGTTGAACAACTTAAGGTTGGAAATGGGTTAGACGAATCCAATCAAATCGGTTCCATGGCGAACAAAAGCGGCATTGAAAAAGTAGAAGAACAGGTAGCAGATGCTCTAGAAAAGGGAGCGAAAGTTCTGCACGGCGGCCATAGGCTGACTGAAGGCGATTTCGCAGACGGCTATTTCTATTCTCCTACATTGTTGGCTGATGTGACGGACGATATGAAAATTTGCTTCGAGGAAACGTTCGGTCCGGTTGCACCGCTCATTCGCTTCACCTCAGAAGAAGAAGTGATCCAGAAGGCAAATAATATTGAATATGGGCTTGCCGCCTACTTCTATACAAATGATGTATCGAGAGTATATCGAGTTTCTGAGAAGCTGGAGTACGGAATGGTAGGAGCGAATGACAGCAGTCCGTTTACGGTACAAGCACCGTTTGGCGGCGTTAAAGAAAGCGGATTAGGACGGGAAGGCGGCTTTTACGGGCTGGATGATTATTTGGAAACAAAGTTAGTGTCTGTCGGCATTAAACTTTAA
- a CDS encoding glucose 1-dehydrogenase, translating into MGRLDGKVAIITGGAKGLGASHIRKFVAEGAKVAFTDILEEEGKQLEKELGSHTKFFKHDVSKLSDWENVVRETEASFGPIHILVNNAGMSIKGSIEELSEEEYKKVIEVNQLSIFLGLKTVLPSMKKTKGGSIVNVSSILGIAGRENSIAYVASKFAVRGMTKTAALEFAKYNIRVNSVHPGSIRTELTNLAYNSQKEIDDRAKQIPAQRFGRTDEVSNMILYLSSDESSYSTGSEFVVDGGLLAEI; encoded by the coding sequence GTGGGAAGACTTGATGGGAAGGTAGCAATTATTACAGGAGGCGCAAAAGGATTAGGCGCCTCGCATATTAGAAAATTTGTCGCAGAAGGTGCGAAAGTGGCGTTTACCGATATACTCGAAGAAGAAGGCAAACAGTTGGAAAAAGAACTTGGAAGTCATACAAAGTTTTTCAAGCATGATGTATCTAAGCTTTCCGACTGGGAGAATGTTGTAAGAGAGACTGAGGCATCATTTGGGCCCATTCATATTCTTGTCAACAATGCCGGCATGTCCATAAAGGGATCAATTGAAGAATTATCCGAGGAAGAATATAAGAAAGTAATTGAAGTGAACCAACTATCCATTTTTTTAGGACTCAAAACAGTTCTTCCTTCTATGAAAAAAACAAAAGGCGGATCCATTGTGAATGTATCATCCATACTCGGCATAGCAGGAAGAGAAAATAGCATTGCCTATGTTGCTTCAAAATTTGCTGTAAGAGGAATGACAAAAACTGCCGCCCTTGAATTCGCAAAATATAATATTCGTGTAAACTCAGTCCATCCTGGCAGCATTAGAACCGAATTAACGAATCTGGCTTACAATAGTCAAAAAGAAATTGATGATCGGGCAAAGCAAATTCCGGCACAACGATTTGGCCGCACGGATGAAGTATCAAATATGATATTGTACCTTTCATCAGATGAATCAAGTTATTCAACAGGCTCGGAGTTTGTTGTGGATGGTGGATTACTTGCCGAAATTTAG
- a CDS encoding acetate--CoA ligase family protein: protein MNNLEALFNPKSVAIIGASPDAKKIGGRPLSYLQRYGFKGAIYPINPKYEEINGLTCYSDILQVPSPVDVAIIALPSQVVIKNLKMCALHGVKSVVIFSAGFGEIGEAGKQEQDKILQIAKEHNIRVLGPNCLGLFNVESGFYGTFSTILEEEKPLKSSIGFVSQSGAFGSHVFTLARKQNIGFSYFVATGNEADIDVADCIEFLATDPNTNVIACYIEGVQDGEKLIKAFQLARANQKPVVALKVGRTEVGMKAAMSHTGSIVGSDRVFDTIFSQNGVFRAETIDEFLDVTYAVSQLPPLQGNRVAVFTISGGVGILLADQLAQQQFKLPETPPMVKKQLQSILPIAGTQNPIDTTAQISYLPNLLEDFMEAVLSSGEYDATIVFLGFAGLKHDSIKGRIASLQKMRDRYPRIPQVSVTINSPESSQAFSEAGVFVLQDPTRAVTVLKAMKQFEEFKNAPTPRHIEKQDIDMTKLDTVLTEFGTKQFLQQFDLPITNEFLALTEEEAVINANKIGYPLVLKGMSPQILHKTDKGLVSLNIQSEEHVISEFRKLKKIIEDTADAAFEGVLIQEMLKGDYTELFVGSKKDPIFGQMVIVGLGGIYIEVLEDISMRKAPISSADAREMIAELKAGKVLEAFRGKPAKDIDELSQVIAKFSELIVSLDDDLLEADLNPIMVFSKGQGVKIADGLMTFAQQNKIAIN from the coding sequence TTGAATAATCTAGAAGCGTTATTTAATCCGAAAAGTGTAGCTATTATTGGCGCTTCACCGGATGCCAAGAAAATTGGCGGAAGGCCTTTAAGCTATCTTCAACGATATGGTTTCAAGGGAGCCATTTATCCAATCAATCCAAAATATGAAGAGATTAATGGTCTCACCTGTTATTCAGATATTTTACAAGTGCCGTCACCGGTTGATGTTGCAATTATTGCACTGCCTAGTCAAGTCGTTATTAAGAATCTCAAGATGTGCGCCTTGCACGGCGTAAAGTCCGTTGTTATTTTCAGTGCGGGTTTTGGAGAGATCGGAGAAGCCGGCAAACAGGAACAAGATAAAATTCTTCAGATTGCAAAAGAGCATAATATTCGAGTGCTAGGACCGAACTGTCTTGGACTGTTCAACGTAGAAAGCGGATTTTATGGAACTTTTTCTACGATCCTTGAAGAGGAAAAGCCTTTAAAGAGTTCTATCGGCTTTGTCAGTCAAAGCGGAGCGTTCGGTTCCCATGTATTTACATTGGCTAGAAAACAAAATATTGGGTTCAGCTATTTCGTAGCAACCGGAAACGAAGCGGATATTGATGTAGCCGATTGTATTGAGTTCTTGGCGACCGATCCGAATACCAATGTTATTGCATGTTATATCGAAGGAGTGCAAGACGGGGAGAAATTGATTAAAGCTTTCCAATTGGCTCGTGCTAATCAGAAGCCTGTCGTTGCCTTGAAAGTTGGTCGTACTGAAGTAGGTATGAAGGCCGCCATGTCTCATACTGGCTCAATTGTAGGCTCAGACCGTGTATTTGACACGATATTCAGCCAAAATGGTGTCTTCCGAGCCGAGACGATTGATGAATTTCTGGATGTAACCTATGCCGTTTCCCAATTGCCACCCTTGCAAGGGAATCGAGTAGCCGTATTTACCATTTCGGGCGGCGTAGGAATTTTATTAGCAGATCAACTTGCACAGCAGCAGTTTAAACTGCCCGAAACGCCTCCAATGGTTAAAAAACAGTTACAATCAATTTTACCAATTGCCGGAACTCAAAATCCAATTGATACAACTGCGCAAATATCCTACCTCCCTAATTTGTTGGAAGACTTTATGGAAGCGGTTTTATCAAGCGGTGAATATGATGCAACCATCGTCTTTTTAGGATTTGCCGGACTCAAACATGATTCGATCAAAGGCCGTATTGCCTCCTTGCAAAAAATGCGAGACCGATACCCACGTATACCGCAAGTTTCAGTAACCATTAACAGTCCTGAATCCAGTCAAGCATTCAGCGAAGCAGGCGTATTCGTTTTGCAAGACCCTACTAGAGCAGTGACGGTTCTAAAAGCAATGAAACAATTTGAAGAGTTCAAAAATGCCCCTACTCCTCGACATATCGAAAAACAAGACATCGATATGACGAAATTGGATACTGTGTTGACTGAATTTGGCACCAAACAGTTTCTGCAGCAATTTGATTTGCCGATTACGAACGAGTTTTTAGCCCTTACCGAGGAAGAGGCGGTTATCAATGCAAATAAAATCGGTTATCCGCTTGTCCTAAAGGGCATGTCGCCTCAAATCCTACATAAAACGGACAAAGGCCTCGTCAGCTTGAATATCCAATCAGAAGAACATGTCATTTCTGAATTTAGAAAACTAAAAAAGATAATTGAAGACACTGCGGATGCCGCCTTTGAAGGTGTACTGATCCAGGAAATGCTCAAAGGGGATTATACAGAACTATTCGTCGGCTCGAAGAAAGATCCCATTTTTGGACAAATGGTGATTGTCGGATTAGGTGGTATCTATATAGAAGTCTTAGAGGACATTTCCATGAGGAAAGCTCCTATCTCTTCAGCTGATGCACGAGAAATGATAGCAGAACTGAAAGCCGGCAAAGTCCTGGAAGCCTTCCGCGGCAAGCCTGCCAAAGACATCGATGAACTGAGCCAAGTCATCGCTAAGTTCAGTGAACTAATCGTCAGCCTAGATGATGACCTTCTCGAAGCAGATTTGAATCCCATCATGGTTTTCAGTAAAGGGCAAGGTGTCAAAATCGCAGACGGCTTAATGACATTCGCACAACAAAATAAAATAGCAATTAATTAA
- a CDS encoding acyl-CoA dehydrogenase family protein: MDFTIPEDTQEIINALKQFIEKVVIPLEEENHDLLYNERNYYLEDGRRHPKVEELRKIVRMESAKAGFYTMLGDKELGGEQLGPITALLVAEAINKFYPNRKLIDQVIIPSPFTNGLTPVLRGLKPSLKEKYLPKIASAEETLCFGLTEPDAGSDVWGIRTKAVRDGDEWVINGTKQWISNAPYANYCMLFAITNPELHAQRKGGISCFFVETKSEGFTVDSVIATMGSLGGDAAIITIDNLRVPHENVIGEVDHGFTKAIHGINNGRLGMSGKCIGSAQWALKKAVEYAQIRKTFGKPIAEHQMIQNMIAECAMDIYAARNMALHCAWKIENSKKTPAKEISMVKAYCTEMVGRVYDKAIQIHGGMGLSNELELEAGYRMARLMRIPDGTSEIHRRTVARSLLKGDLTFS, from the coding sequence ATGGATTTCACAATTCCTGAAGATACACAAGAAATTATTAACGCGTTAAAGCAATTTATCGAAAAAGTGGTCATTCCTCTCGAGGAAGAGAACCACGACCTCTTATATAATGAGCGGAATTACTATTTGGAAGACGGCCGACGCCATCCAAAGGTAGAGGAACTCCGGAAAATTGTCCGGATGGAATCAGCTAAAGCCGGCTTCTACACAATGCTTGGGGACAAAGAGCTTGGCGGAGAGCAGCTTGGGCCAATTACTGCCCTTCTCGTTGCCGAAGCCATCAATAAATTCTACCCGAACCGGAAGTTAATCGATCAGGTCATTATTCCATCTCCTTTTACAAATGGATTAACCCCTGTATTGCGCGGATTGAAGCCATCATTGAAGGAAAAATATTTGCCGAAAATTGCAAGTGCCGAAGAGACACTATGTTTCGGATTGACAGAGCCGGATGCAGGATCCGACGTTTGGGGTATCCGGACGAAAGCAGTTCGCGACGGCGATGAGTGGGTCATTAACGGGACAAAACAATGGATTTCAAATGCTCCTTACGCGAACTACTGCATGCTGTTCGCTATTACGAATCCAGAACTACATGCACAGCGTAAAGGCGGCATCTCTTGCTTCTTTGTGGAAACAAAATCGGAAGGATTTACGGTAGATTCCGTAATTGCCACAATGGGATCGCTTGGTGGGGATGCGGCCATCATTACAATTGATAATTTGCGTGTGCCTCACGAGAATGTCATCGGTGAAGTGGACCATGGTTTCACAAAAGCCATTCACGGGATTAATAACGGGCGTCTCGGTATGAGTGGAAAATGTATCGGTTCGGCACAATGGGCACTTAAGAAAGCCGTAGAATACGCACAAATCCGAAAAACTTTCGGCAAACCAATTGCCGAACATCAAATGATCCAAAATATGATTGCCGAATGCGCAATGGATATTTATGCAGCACGGAATATGGCTTTGCACTGCGCATGGAAAATCGAAAACTCTAAGAAAACGCCTGCTAAAGAGATTTCCATGGTGAAAGCATATTGTACGGAAATGGTAGGACGCGTTTACGACAAAGCCATTCAAATACATGGCGGTATGGGACTTTCCAATGAATTGGAGCTGGAAGCCGGCTATCGAATGGCCCGCCTCATGCGCATTCCAGATGGAACTTCCGAAATCCACCGTCGTACCGTCGCACGTAGCTTGCTAAAAGGTGATTTGACATTCAGCTAA
- a CDS encoding enoyl-CoA hydratase-related protein — MTQNQSVTEKAILVEKKGKIAYIILNRPEKLNALNPALFEELDEALDLLEKDDSVSVLIIKGNGRAFSVGYDVTKYNIPTVIEDKNKLEAYTRRWIRIWEYPKPIIAQVHGYALAGGTQLVACCDIVVTDEDTQFGFPSLPLGGGFVGIYWGWHVGHQRAKMLDLTAGSRINGKEAEQYGIAAKCVPAGQLEEEALNIARGIAKTPLDILKLKKQAHNRIMDLQGFRTGIMFGPEQDAIIHTADGIKLVQQKIEEHGLKGAIQWFNEQDV; from the coding sequence ATGACACAAAACCAATCTGTAACGGAAAAAGCAATCTTAGTTGAGAAAAAAGGAAAAATTGCTTACATCATCTTAAACCGTCCTGAAAAGTTAAACGCCTTGAACCCAGCATTGTTCGAGGAGTTGGATGAAGCGTTGGATTTATTGGAAAAAGACGATTCCGTCAGCGTCTTGATCATCAAAGGGAATGGAAGAGCGTTCAGCGTTGGATATGACGTAACCAAGTACAATATCCCGACAGTCATTGAAGATAAGAATAAACTTGAAGCTTATACTCGCCGCTGGATTCGTATTTGGGAATATCCAAAGCCGATTATTGCCCAAGTCCATGGATATGCACTTGCGGGCGGCACACAACTAGTCGCCTGCTGTGACATCGTCGTGACGGATGAAGATACGCAATTCGGATTCCCTTCCTTGCCGCTTGGCGGCGGCTTTGTCGGCATTTATTGGGGTTGGCATGTCGGGCATCAGCGTGCAAAGATGCTTGATCTCACTGCTGGCAGCCGGATTAACGGTAAGGAAGCGGAGCAGTACGGCATCGCAGCAAAATGTGTGCCTGCCGGTCAGTTGGAAGAGGAAGCTTTGAACATTGCACGCGGCATTGCAAAGACGCCTTTGGATATTTTGAAACTAAAGAAGCAAGCGCATAACCGCATCATGGACTTGCAAGGATTCCGCACAGGCATTATGTTCGGCCCTGAGCAAGATGCAATCATCCATACTGCGGATGGCATCAAACTAGTACAGCAAAAGATTGAGGAACATGGCCTTAAAGGGGCAATTCAGTGGTTCAACGAACAGGATGTGTAA
- a CDS encoding SDR family NAD(P)-dependent oxidoreductase produces the protein MRFQDKVAIVTGGSRGIGATTAQLLAKEGAKIAIFDVQDTSSIVADLQETGTEVIAETVDLTKAAQVKEAVSKTYAHFGQIDILINCAGVLQDNLIDQMTEQEWDVVIDVNLKGSYLICQAAAPYMSAEGTGKIVLISSQAALGAVGRVNYAAAKAGVQGITRSLSMELGPKGINVNAIAPGFIDTEMSLVSANSAAKRGIADFQKAKEAFIQHNPIRRTGKPEDVAYAILFLASEQASYITGQTLYVTGAP, from the coding sequence ATGCGTTTTCAAGATAAAGTGGCTATAGTTACGGGCGGATCCCGTGGTATCGGGGCAACGACAGCACAGTTGCTGGCCAAAGAAGGAGCAAAAATCGCAATCTTTGATGTCCAGGACACTTCCTCGATTGTTGCCGACCTACAGGAAACAGGTACTGAAGTCATCGCGGAAACTGTTGACCTCACAAAAGCAGCTCAAGTGAAGGAAGCCGTTTCCAAGACATATGCCCACTTTGGCCAGATTGATATTTTAATTAACTGTGCTGGTGTGCTACAGGATAACCTGATTGACCAAATGACCGAACAAGAATGGGATGTTGTCATTGATGTGAACTTGAAAGGAAGCTACTTGATATGCCAGGCGGCAGCCCCTTATATGTCAGCAGAGGGCACTGGGAAGATTGTCCTTATTTCTTCCCAAGCCGCTCTAGGGGCTGTGGGTCGTGTCAACTATGCGGCTGCCAAAGCAGGCGTGCAAGGCATCACACGTTCACTGTCGATGGAACTCGGACCAAAAGGCATCAATGTGAATGCAATTGCTCCAGGTTTTATTGATACTGAAATGAGTCTTGTCTCTGCAAATTCGGCGGCGAAACGGGGCATTGCTGATTTTCAGAAGGCAAAAGAAGCGTTCATACAGCACAATCCGATCCGCCGTACTGGCAAACCGGAAGACGTAGCCTATGCCATTCTATTTTTGGCGTCAGAACAGGCCAGCTATATTACGGGTCAGACCTTATACGTGACAGGAGCACCTTAA
- a CDS encoding NADPH-dependent FMN reductase, with protein MKVVGISGTLVGSKTRVLVEHLMQQVKQQYPECETDLVDLKEYSLELCDGRPTEQYGSDTKEVIRKIEEADAFLIGTTILHGSMPGALKNLFELVPVSAFSDKFTAFAANGGNPLHYLAIENYVKPIASYLKMWSLPEYLFVLSSDFNKENRLTGELKLGEVDSFIDRYTTVLKQIHAGKVELS; from the coding sequence ATGAAAGTGGTTGGAATTAGCGGTACACTCGTCGGTTCGAAGACCCGTGTTCTTGTCGAGCATCTCATGCAGCAAGTGAAGCAACAATATCCCGAATGTGAGACGGATCTCGTCGATCTAAAGGAATACTCGCTTGAACTTTGTGATGGTCGCCCAACAGAGCAATACGGCAGTGATACAAAAGAGGTTATCCGCAAGATTGAAGAAGCCGACGCATTTCTCATCGGGACTACCATTTTGCACGGCTCCATGCCGGGCGCCCTCAAGAATCTGTTTGAATTAGTGCCCGTCTCCGCATTTTCAGATAAATTTACAGCATTCGCAGCGAATGGCGGAAATCCCCTTCACTATTTAGCGATCGAAAACTATGTAAAACCGATTGCCAGTTACTTGAAAATGTGGTCACTGCCTGAATACCTGTTTGTTTTATCATCGGATTTTAATAAAGAGAACCGGTTAACGGGAGAGTTGAAACTTGGAGAAGTCGATTCATTTATAGATCGGTACACTACAGTTTTGAAACAAATCCATGCGGGAAAGGTGGAACTATCATGA
- a CDS encoding flavin reductase family protein, which translates to MKVKNKEMSEQLFKEVMGSYPSGVTVITTIDQKGNPIGLTANSFVSVSIEPLLVLWCIDKRANSYSAFGPADKFAVNILAADQAEACWTFASKTEADRFGKQDWSLSENGLPILTGSFASLECKKVQEVDAGDHYILIGEVIDIEKSELDPMLYFKRKVGAVPLEFGSQS; encoded by the coding sequence ATGAAAGTGAAAAATAAGGAAATGTCCGAACAGCTATTCAAAGAAGTCATGGGAAGCTATCCGTCCGGTGTCACGGTCATCACTACAATAGATCAAAAGGGTAATCCTATCGGCCTCACTGCCAATTCATTTGTTTCTGTCTCGATTGAGCCACTGCTTGTCCTCTGGTGCATCGACAAACGTGCCAATAGCTACTCAGCATTTGGCCCAGCCGATAAGTTTGCAGTGAACATTTTGGCCGCAGACCAAGCGGAAGCCTGCTGGACCTTTGCAAGCAAAACAGAAGCGGATCGATTTGGGAAACAGGATTGGTCCCTTTCAGAAAACGGATTGCCGATTTTAACAGGTTCCTTTGCATCATTGGAATGCAAAAAAGTCCAAGAAGTTGATGCGGGAGATCATTATATTTTAATCGGTGAAGTCATTGATATTGAAAAATCCGAATTGGATCCGATGCTTTATTTTAAACGGAAAGTAGGCGCGGTTCCTTTAGAATTTGGTAGTCAATCATGA
- a CDS encoding carboxymuconolactone decarboxylase family protein, with product MNGKHVKEVQSSSHEAYWDEQVEQLLADDPEFLEIYKNFVSSPWRNGYLEPKIKELLNIAISASPTHLYAEATRTHIQKALSLGATKEEISEVLKVVSILGVHTCAVGVPIMMQHFRGSGQLIDESHNHSEREQLKEQFIKTMGYWNQFRDDLIQMDTAFFQYYYEFLTEPMRRGILEPKIIEFIYIAIDSSTTHLFEKGIEVHIENALKHGATQGELLEVFQLTSSLGYHSLSMGLPILEEEVRRQKNLSKG from the coding sequence ATGAACGGCAAGCATGTAAAGGAAGTCCAGTCTTCCAGCCACGAGGCATACTGGGATGAGCAAGTTGAACAACTGTTGGCCGATGATCCGGAGTTCTTGGAAATTTACAAAAACTTTGTTTCGTCGCCTTGGCGAAACGGATATCTCGAGCCGAAGATCAAAGAACTTCTCAATATTGCCATCAGCGCCTCCCCCACTCATTTGTATGCCGAGGCAACCCGGACTCATATCCAAAAAGCATTATCACTCGGGGCCACAAAAGAAGAGATTTCCGAAGTTTTGAAAGTAGTTAGTATTTTAGGCGTCCATACGTGCGCAGTTGGCGTTCCAATTATGATGCAACATTTCAGAGGTTCTGGACAATTGATAGACGAATCCCACAATCACAGCGAACGCGAGCAATTAAAAGAACAGTTCATCAAGACGATGGGCTATTGGAATCAATTCAGAGATGACTTGATTCAGATGGATACCGCGTTTTTCCAATACTACTATGAGTTTCTGACAGAGCCCATGCGCCGCGGGATACTTGAACCAAAGATAATTGAATTCATCTATATTGCAATCGATTCATCCACAACGCATTTATTTGAAAAGGGCATTGAAGTGCATATTGAAAATGCTCTCAAGCATGGTGCTACGCAAGGCGAGCTTCTGGAAGTATTCCAGCTCACCTCCTCCCTCGGCTACCATTCGTTATCAATGGGATTGCCGATTTTAGAGGAAGAAGTACGCCGACAGAAAAATCTAAGCAAAGGATGA